A single region of the Devosia sp. FJ2-5-3 genome encodes:
- a CDS encoding carbohydrate ABC transporter permease has translation MSASSSMHYSDRKGILGTLGRDGLLQIILIANTIIMLAPIVIMVFSAFKTTPQIFQSPFSIPDFTQVANFVKIWTQTNFLRYLLNSFAVTGASMVLILTLGTMAAYAIGRYEFKGSTFILMFFLAGLTLPLKLAIIPLFILMRDLSILNNQLSLIFVYTAMGLPSTVFIMTGFIRTLPNELEDAARMDGASEARIMWAIMLPLVRPAMVIAAIQNVVPIWNDFFFPLVFIQNDDLKTLPQGLTTFMGEYTTDWGVLFSGLTLSAAPIIIIYILLSKQFIAGMTSGAVK, from the coding sequence ATGAGCGCGTCCTCGAGCATGCACTACTCCGACCGCAAGGGTATTCTGGGAACGCTGGGGCGCGATGGGCTGCTGCAGATCATCCTGATTGCCAACACGATCATCATGCTGGCGCCGATCGTCATCATGGTGTTCTCGGCCTTCAAGACCACGCCGCAAATCTTCCAGTCACCGTTTTCGATCCCCGACTTCACGCAAGTGGCGAACTTCGTGAAAATCTGGACGCAGACGAATTTCCTGCGCTACCTGCTGAACTCGTTTGCCGTCACCGGCGCCTCCATGGTGCTGATCCTGACGCTGGGGACCATGGCGGCCTATGCCATCGGCCGATACGAATTCAAGGGCTCGACCTTTATCCTGATGTTCTTCCTGGCCGGGCTGACATTGCCGCTCAAGCTGGCCATCATACCGCTGTTCATCCTGATGCGGGACCTGTCGATCCTCAACAATCAGCTCAGCCTCATCTTCGTCTACACGGCGATGGGCCTGCCCTCGACCGTGTTCATCATGACCGGCTTCATCCGCACCTTGCCCAATGAACTCGAAGATGCCGCGCGTATGGACGGGGCGAGCGAGGCGCGGATCATGTGGGCGATCATGCTGCCGCTTGTGCGTCCGGCCATGGTGATCGCCGCTATCCAGAACGTCGTGCCCATCTGGAACGACTTCTTCTTCCCGCTCGTGTTCATCCAGAACGATGATCTGAAAACCCTGCCGCAGGGACTGACCACCTTCATGGGCGAATATACCACCGACTGGGGCGTGCTGTTCTCGGGGTTGACCCTGTCTGCGGCGCCGATCATCATCATCTATATCCTGCTGTCCAAGCAGTTCATCGCCGGCATGACTTCAGGTGCGGTAAAGTGA
- a CDS encoding N-acetylmannosamine-6-phosphate 2-epimerase produces the protein MRLPKGLIVSCQARADNPLHGPQFMGAMALAARDGGAVAIRANGPGDIAAVKSAGLPVIGIHKVFSDAYPVYITPNFSAAEAIVAAGAEIIALDCTIRARDGDAPEVLVRRIREELGAEVFADISTLDEGLAAADWGADYVATTLSGYTEATEPKPDTPDLMLVEQLVARLSVPVIGEGRYNTPDLVRQGFEAGAHAIVVGTMITNPREITRAFVRQGVAR, from the coding sequence GTGAGGCTTCCCAAGGGGCTGATCGTTTCCTGTCAGGCGCGCGCGGACAACCCGCTGCACGGGCCGCAGTTCATGGGTGCCATGGCGCTCGCCGCGCGTGACGGCGGGGCGGTGGCGATCCGGGCCAACGGACCTGGAGACATCGCAGCAGTGAAATCGGCCGGTCTGCCAGTGATCGGCATCCATAAAGTTTTTTCGGACGCGTATCCGGTCTACATCACGCCCAATTTTTCGGCGGCCGAGGCCATTGTTGCAGCCGGCGCCGAGATCATTGCGCTCGACTGCACGATCCGGGCGCGCGACGGCGATGCCCCCGAAGTTCTCGTGCGGCGCATCCGTGAGGAGCTTGGCGCGGAAGTCTTCGCCGATATCTCGACACTGGATGAGGGGCTGGCAGCGGCTGACTGGGGCGCGGACTATGTGGCCACGACATTGTCGGGCTACACCGAGGCGACCGAGCCAAAACCGGATACGCCGGATCTGATGCTGGTGGAACAGCTTGTCGCCCGCCTGAGTGTGCCGGTCATCGGTGAAGGGCGCTACAATACTCCCGATCTTGTGCGCCAGGGTTTTGAGGCGGGTGCCCATGCCATCGTGGTGGGAACCATGATCACCAATCCGCGCGAGATCACGCGTGCCTTTGTGCGTCAGGGCGTGGCCCGGTGA
- a CDS encoding BadF/BadG/BcrA/BcrD ATPase family protein translates to MNKGLHLGLDIGGTASRWVICDDAGAEVARGKAGGATGHIFNPAENQRLRDALSTIAADIAAAGQGVASITLGMTGFGPAVSGEVKDMLESVFGAARDRMIVVDDVLLAYLANFAPGEGHLISAGTGSIGVHIAADGTFTRVGGRGILIDDAGSGSWIALRALDRIYRVLDQAGSFAAVDALAKGLFAEVGGSDWSDVRQFVYAGDRGRIGKLAVGVARAAEGGDAIALDILRTAGRELAMLAEALSTRIGPRPMGFVGGVLNLHPVIEDEIRRRLAGQDVRRLSADASLAAARIQAGDPQGWRGVLEAMA, encoded by the coding sequence GTGAACAAAGGACTACATCTCGGCCTGGATATCGGCGGCACGGCCAGCCGCTGGGTGATCTGCGACGATGCCGGGGCGGAAGTCGCGCGCGGCAAGGCTGGCGGCGCGACCGGTCATATCTTCAATCCGGCGGAAAACCAGCGCCTGCGCGATGCCCTTAGTACGATAGCCGCCGACATTGCCGCTGCGGGGCAGGGCGTTGCGAGTATCACGCTGGGCATGACGGGCTTCGGCCCGGCGGTGTCTGGCGAGGTCAAGGACATGCTGGAGAGCGTGTTCGGTGCAGCGCGGGACCGGATGATCGTCGTTGACGATGTGCTGCTGGCCTATCTCGCCAATTTTGCGCCGGGCGAGGGGCATCTCATTTCTGCCGGGACCGGCTCGATCGGTGTGCACATTGCCGCCGACGGCACATTCACCCGGGTCGGTGGTCGCGGCATTCTTATCGACGACGCAGGCTCGGGCAGCTGGATCGCGCTTCGGGCGCTGGATCGGATTTATCGGGTACTGGACCAGGCGGGTTCGTTTGCTGCAGTCGATGCCCTGGCAAAGGGGCTTTTCGCCGAGGTGGGCGGTTCGGACTGGAGCGATGTGCGCCAGTTCGTTTACGCTGGGGATCGCGGACGGATCGGCAAACTGGCCGTGGGTGTGGCAAGAGCTGCCGAGGGCGGAGACGCAATTGCGCTCGATATTTTGCGCACCGCAGGGCGCGAGCTGGCAATGCTGGCCGAGGCGCTCTCGACAAGGATTGGGCCGCGCCCAATGGGCTTTGTGGGTGGCGTCCTCAATTTGCATCCAGTGATCGAGGACGAAATCCGGAGGCGCCTTGCGGGGCAGGATGTGCGTCGGCTCAGCGCCGATGCGAGCCTTGCCGCGGCGCGGATCCAGGCGGGTGATCCGCAGGGCTGGCGGGGCGTGCTCGAGGCTATGGCGTAG
- a CDS encoding membrane-bound PQQ-dependent dehydrogenase, glucose/quinate/shikimate family — MAQASHGFGFWAVRILALVMIIFGLPIAAGGAWLITLGGSWYYLFAGIGLIVSAVFLWRHDSVGVWAYLLTFLGTLVWALWERGMDGWAQVPRLVAPTIILLLVLFAIPALRRPFAASRAAIAASLVGLGALGLSGGVLTSVQQTDLFAQEAPAPEPGPTLAPAPAQPDAEIAPAIVPENEEPAAGTTPSPNRAPGIVAEVGADWPAYGGTYEAVRFSPIGQITPENVGQLEKVWEFNTGDMPSEAAEGKYSPENTPLKIGSNLYLCTAMNILIAVDAASGLEEWRYDPGVSTDAIPYGATCRGVAYYESPELSPDAACATRILVGTLDARLIAVDAQTGQPCADFGNQGQVNLEDGIGDTVPGWYAVTSPPTIVRGVAVLGAQVKDGQDEDAPSGVVRGYDAVTGELAWAWDLGNPSNRGAPLEGEVYTRGTPNMWTIAAADEELGLVYLPLGNSSVDYYGSNRSELENEYATSLVAVDVTTGEDIWHFQTVRNDVWDYDLGSQPSLIDFPTAEGTVPALVLASKQGDIYILDRATGQSLFDVEDRAVPQGGVEPDYLSPTQPFSAYHTLAFPGLTEADMWGMTPLDQLWCRIQFRQSHYEGIYTPPTTDRHWIQYPGYNGGNDWGSVAVDLERGLLIANYNNMPNHNRLVPREEADAAGLAPIYDASGQAETSLGEAGPQIGAPYAIDVNAGWRMPTGLLCTQPPYGGIRAIDLATGETVWDRPFGQARNNGPFGLPTFLPLDIGTPNNGGPIITAGGLIFVAATTDDLIHAIDIQTGETVWTDSLPGGGQTTPISYEIDGRQYIVIAPGGHHFMETAISDAVIAYALPAENN, encoded by the coding sequence ATGGCGCAGGCGAGTCACGGATTTGGGTTCTGGGCAGTCCGAATACTCGCTCTGGTGATGATCATTTTCGGCCTTCCAATCGCCGCTGGCGGCGCCTGGCTGATAACCCTCGGCGGATCCTGGTATTATCTCTTTGCCGGCATCGGCCTCATTGTTTCGGCTGTCTTCCTCTGGCGCCACGACAGTGTCGGCGTCTGGGCCTACCTGCTCACTTTCCTCGGAACGCTGGTATGGGCGCTATGGGAGCGCGGCATGGATGGCTGGGCGCAAGTCCCGCGCCTCGTTGCGCCGACCATTATCCTTCTGCTCGTCCTGTTCGCGATCCCCGCCCTGCGACGCCCCTTCGCCGCCTCCCGAGCCGCCATTGCCGCCTCTCTGGTCGGTCTTGGCGCCCTGGGCCTCTCCGGCGGTGTGCTGACTTCCGTTCAGCAGACCGACCTCTTTGCCCAGGAAGCCCCTGCACCAGAGCCTGGCCCGACCCTCGCCCCGGCACCCGCGCAGCCCGACGCCGAAATCGCTCCTGCAATCGTCCCCGAAAACGAGGAGCCAGCGGCCGGCACAACACCATCGCCCAACCGCGCACCCGGCATTGTTGCCGAAGTCGGCGCCGATTGGCCTGCCTATGGCGGAACCTACGAGGCGGTTCGCTTCTCCCCGATTGGCCAGATCACCCCGGAAAATGTCGGCCAACTCGAAAAAGTCTGGGAATTCAACACCGGTGACATGCCTTCAGAGGCGGCCGAAGGCAAATACTCGCCTGAAAACACCCCGCTCAAGATTGGCAGCAATCTCTACCTTTGCACGGCCATGAACATTCTTATCGCCGTGGATGCCGCTAGCGGGCTCGAGGAATGGCGCTACGACCCCGGCGTATCGACTGACGCCATCCCTTATGGCGCCACCTGTCGCGGCGTCGCCTACTATGAATCTCCCGAATTATCCCCCGACGCCGCCTGCGCCACCCGCATCCTCGTCGGCACCCTCGACGCACGACTCATCGCCGTCGATGCCCAGACCGGCCAGCCCTGCGCGGACTTTGGCAATCAGGGCCAGGTCAATCTCGAGGACGGCATCGGCGACACTGTTCCCGGCTGGTACGCGGTCACCTCCCCGCCGACCATAGTGCGCGGCGTTGCAGTGCTTGGTGCGCAGGTCAAGGACGGTCAGGATGAGGATGCACCCTCGGGCGTCGTCCGCGGCTATGATGCCGTCACCGGCGAATTGGCCTGGGCGTGGGACCTCGGCAATCCCTCCAATCGCGGCGCGCCGTTGGAAGGCGAGGTCTATACGCGCGGCACGCCCAACATGTGGACCATTGCCGCAGCCGACGAAGAGCTCGGCCTCGTCTACCTGCCGCTCGGCAATTCTTCCGTCGACTACTACGGCTCCAACCGCAGCGAACTCGAAAACGAGTATGCCACGTCCCTAGTGGCCGTCGATGTCACCACCGGGGAAGATATCTGGCACTTCCAGACTGTCCGCAACGATGTCTGGGATTATGACCTCGGCTCGCAACCCTCGCTGATCGATTTTCCGACCGCCGAAGGGACCGTTCCCGCACTGGTTCTCGCTTCCAAGCAGGGCGACATCTACATCCTCGATCGGGCGACGGGCCAATCGCTGTTTGACGTCGAAGATCGCGCAGTGCCCCAGGGCGGCGTCGAGCCCGACTATCTCTCGCCCACCCAGCCCTTCTCGGCCTATCATACCCTGGCCTTTCCCGGCCTGACTGAAGCCGACATGTGGGGCATGACACCGCTCGACCAGCTCTGGTGCCGCATCCAGTTCCGCCAGTCTCACTATGAGGGCATCTATACGCCCCCCACCACCGACCGGCACTGGATCCAATACCCAGGCTATAATGGCGGCAATGACTGGGGCAGCGTCGCCGTTGACCTGGAGCGTGGCCTGCTCATCGCCAATTACAACAACATGCCGAACCACAACCGCCTCGTCCCGCGCGAGGAGGCCGATGCGGCCGGACTGGCGCCCATCTATGATGCTTCCGGGCAGGCAGAGACTTCCCTCGGCGAAGCCGGCCCTCAGATCGGCGCCCCCTATGCCATTGACGTCAATGCCGGCTGGCGCATGCCCACGGGACTGCTCTGCACCCAGCCTCCCTATGGCGGCATCCGCGCCATCGATCTGGCTACCGGCGAGACCGTCTGGGATCGTCCCTTCGGCCAGGCCCGCAATAACGGCCCCTTTGGCCTGCCGACTTTCCTGCCGCTCGATATCGGTACGCCCAATAATGGTGGCCCGATCATCACGGCTGGTGGGCTGATCTTCGTTGCCGCCACCACGGATGATCTCATCCACGCTATCGACATCCAGACCGGCGAAACGGTCTGGACCGATAGCTTGCCGGGCGGTGGCCAGACGACGCCGATCAGCTACGAAATCGACGGACGCCAATACATCGTCATCGCTCCAGGCGGCCACCATTTCATGGAAACCGCCATCAGCGACGCGGTCATCGCGTATGCGCTACCGGCCGAGAACAACTGA
- a CDS encoding c-type cytochrome, translating into MKRLKPFIIGAAGGIFGLVLLPLSGMLPISAVPGPPAIIDWYLNMAAQQSIALRSLEIAVPELDDREKIQRGAGHYEMVCADCHGSPTHPASTLADTLSPPPPLLTERMQQWHPSQRIFFTVKHGIRRTAMPGWPSQMRDDEVWDMVAFIEALPQITPEDYAALTPGDARNDCARCHGNNGEGPLPGVPRLDIQSPAYLEMALKSFRDGMRQSGTMIAASRGLTNTEISELAAHFGRSRDLPPGNETTGAAIARSGIPDRDIPACASCHNSEARAEYPRLAGQDIDYLRTQLELFAEYGAERGGPNAHIMAEIARELSQDDIEALAAYFGR; encoded by the coding sequence ATGAAGCGCCTCAAACCCTTCATCATCGGTGCGGCCGGCGGGATTTTCGGCCTGGTCCTCCTCCCCCTCAGCGGCATGCTGCCGATATCCGCAGTGCCGGGCCCGCCAGCCATCATCGACTGGTATCTCAACATGGCCGCACAGCAGTCGATCGCCCTGCGATCGCTCGAAATTGCCGTGCCCGAGCTCGATGACCGGGAAAAAATCCAGCGTGGCGCCGGACACTATGAAATGGTCTGCGCCGACTGCCACGGCAGCCCCACCCATCCAGCGAGCACTCTCGCCGACACTCTGAGCCCACCCCCGCCCCTGCTCACCGAGCGGATGCAGCAATGGCATCCATCCCAGCGCATCTTCTTCACCGTCAAGCACGGCATCCGCCGCACCGCCATGCCAGGCTGGCCCAGCCAGATGCGCGACGACGAAGTTTGGGACATGGTCGCCTTCATCGAGGCCCTGCCGCAGATCACTCCGGAAGACTACGCCGCCCTCACACCCGGCGATGCCCGCAATGACTGCGCGCGCTGCCATGGCAACAATGGCGAAGGGCCCCTGCCCGGCGTCCCTCGGCTCGATATCCAATCCCCGGCCTATCTTGAAATGGCCCTGAAGTCTTTTCGCGACGGCATGCGCCAGAGCGGCACGATGATCGCTGCCAGCCGCGGCCTCACCAATACCGAAATCAGCGAACTCGCCGCCCATTTCGGCCGCAGCCGCGACCTGCCCCCTGGCAACGAAACGACCGGCGCCGCCATCGCCAGATCGGGCATCCCGGACCGGGACATCCCTGCCTGCGCCTCCTGTCACAATTCCGAAGCCCGCGCGGAATATCCGCGTCTTGCCGGCCAGGACATCGACTATCTGCGCACGCAACTGGAACTCTTTGCCGAATATGGTGCCGAGCGCGGCGGGCCCAATGCGCACATCATGGCGGAGATCGCCCGCGAACTATCACAAGACGACATAGAGGCCCTGGCCGCCTATTTCGGTCGATAG
- a CDS encoding cytochrome c oxidase assembly protein has protein sequence MSPRALTLLGLAILALAWAGPLPRMVPGSFVAHMSLHMAVVGIGVPILAAGLAPRLARHPFMRSQMALPVAISLLDFVVVWGWHTPALHHASRTDPWALGFEQLSFAVVSLAVWVLALAGTAETRRTAALAGALSLFFTSMHMTLLGALISLAPRSIYGDHLHHGSAMSPVVEQQLGGVIMLAIGGVIYLLGGLVLMARVLRRETVT, from the coding sequence ATGAGCCCACGCGCCCTCACCCTCCTCGGCCTCGCCATCCTGGCCCTTGCCTGGGCAGGCCCCTTGCCGCGCATGGTGCCGGGGAGCTTTGTCGCGCATATGAGCCTCCACATGGCCGTGGTCGGCATCGGCGTGCCGATCCTCGCTGCCGGTCTCGCCCCACGCCTCGCCCGCCATCCTTTCATGCGCTCGCAGATGGCCCTGCCGGTGGCGATCAGCCTTCTCGATTTCGTCGTGGTCTGGGGCTGGCACACCCCCGCCCTCCACCACGCCTCGCGGACCGACCCCTGGGCGCTGGGCTTCGAGCAATTGAGCTTTGCCGTGGTCTCGCTCGCCGTCTGGGTCCTGGCCCTTGCTGGCACGGCAGAAACGCGCCGCACTGCGGCCCTCGCCGGTGCGCTCTCGCTGTTTTTCACCTCCATGCACATGACACTATTGGGCGCCCTGATCAGCCTCGCGCCCCGCTCAATCTATGGCGATCACCTCCACCACGGCTCAGCCATGTCGCCCGTCGTCGAACAGCAATTGGGCGGCGTCATCATGCTGGCAATTGGCGGGGTGATCTATCTCCTGGGCGGCCTGGTGCTCATGGCCCGCGTCCTCAGGCGGGAGACGGTGACATGA
- the ctaD gene encoding cytochrome c oxidase subunit I, translating into MTDKSAEAQQLAKVWERPTGWRAFSDVNNSVVGLWYIATAFAFMLFAGALALIIRAQLAVPDNTLVSADTYNQMFTLHGTVMMFLFAVPIFEAVAILILPAMLGARDLPFPRLSAFGYWCFLIGGVFVCGSIFFDAAPDAGWFMYPPLSTEQSGIGADIWLLGLSFIEVASIAAAVELIVGVLKCRAPGMHINLTPLYGWYVLVVGAMILFAFPPLIAGDFLFELERAFDWPFFDVRRGGDPILWQHLFWIFGHPEVYIIFLPAIALLAMIVPTFAQRPIAGYSWIVLSAIGTGFLSFGLWVHHMFTTGLPSISLGFFSAASESVAIPTGIQLFAFIATVMLGTVVRTVPMLFCLGALATFIIGGLTGVMVAVAPFDFQAHDTYFIVAHLHYTLIGGMLFPVLAGIRYYYPFSQGKALSRVLGIWSFWLIFIGFHIAFLPMHLTGLLGMPRRVYTYGAERGWDALNMTSTMGAFIFAAGFLLFVWDCVRPKSREPNVARNVWNAGTLEWAGRVPADNWGLRSIPTINSRYPLWDDKDLLNTIDQGRGLLPSAEEGKRETLVTSVLDAEPIQVLRVGKPTFLPMLAAFGLGGVFIFTVFKWWWITAFSGVFFLAVLLYWLWTGTGVHPEKDTKDIGDGRHLPLYVSGPKSTGWWAMFITMTGDLTAYLSVVFGYFFFWTIHTDFPPAGETGPGWQWPLVAFCLGLLAWGATFGARLANGSGSVGLARGLLVIGLVAAASCGLAIMAGPWTTGLDPTLHAYPAIVWALVVWVVLHLGVGMIMQAYCLARSIFGRMTPKYDADIWNVSLYWHFVGFSVVLTSAIIGGFPLLQ; encoded by the coding sequence ATGACCGATAAAAGCGCCGAAGCACAGCAATTGGCGAAAGTCTGGGAGCGGCCCACCGGTTGGCGGGCATTCTCGGACGTCAACAATTCGGTCGTTGGCCTTTGGTACATCGCCACCGCCTTTGCCTTCATGCTCTTTGCCGGCGCGCTGGCCCTCATCATTCGCGCGCAACTGGCCGTGCCCGACAACACCCTCGTCAGCGCGGACACCTACAACCAGATGTTCACCCTGCATGGCACGGTGATGATGTTCCTCTTTGCCGTCCCGATCTTCGAGGCAGTGGCCATCCTCATCCTGCCGGCCATGCTCGGGGCGCGCGACCTGCCTTTCCCGCGCCTTTCGGCCTTCGGCTATTGGTGCTTCCTCATCGGCGGCGTCTTCGTCTGCGGCTCCATCTTCTTCGACGCCGCCCCCGACGCCGGCTGGTTCATGTATCCGCCCCTTTCCACCGAGCAATCGGGCATCGGCGCCGACATATGGCTGCTCGGCCTCAGCTTCATCGAAGTGGCCTCAATCGCCGCGGCGGTCGAGTTGATCGTCGGGGTCCTCAAATGCCGCGCGCCGGGCATGCATATCAACCTCACCCCGCTCTATGGCTGGTACGTACTGGTGGTGGGCGCGATGATCCTCTTCGCCTTTCCGCCGCTCATCGCCGGCGACTTTCTCTTCGAGCTTGAACGCGCCTTCGACTGGCCCTTCTTCGACGTCCGGCGCGGCGGCGACCCGATCCTCTGGCAACACCTGTTCTGGATCTTCGGGCACCCGGAGGTCTACATCATCTTCCTGCCGGCCATCGCGCTCCTGGCCATGATCGTCCCGACTTTCGCCCAGCGGCCCATCGCCGGCTATTCCTGGATCGTGCTCTCGGCCATCGGCACCGGCTTCCTGTCGTTCGGCCTCTGGGTGCACCACATGTTCACCACCGGCCTGCCCTCCATTTCCCTGGGCTTTTTCTCAGCCGCGTCGGAATCGGTGGCCATCCCTACCGGCATCCAGCTTTTTGCCTTCATCGCCACGGTCATGCTTGGCACTGTGGTGCGGACAGTCCCGATGCTCTTCTGCCTCGGAGCCCTGGCTACGTTCATTATCGGCGGATTGACCGGCGTCATGGTGGCCGTCGCCCCCTTCGATTTCCAGGCCCACGACACCTATTTCATCGTCGCGCACCTGCACTACACCCTTATCGGCGGCATGCTGTTCCCTGTGCTCGCCGGCATCCGCTATTATTACCCGTTCTCCCAGGGCAAGGCGCTGTCCCGCGTGCTGGGAATCTGGTCGTTCTGGCTGATCTTTATCGGCTTCCACATCGCCTTCCTGCCAATGCACCTGACGGGACTTCTGGGCATGCCGCGCCGCGTCTACACCTATGGCGCCGAGCGGGGATGGGACGCGCTCAACATGACCTCGACCATGGGCGCCTTCATCTTTGCCGCCGGCTTCCTGCTCTTCGTCTGGGATTGCGTCCGCCCCAAAAGCCGCGAACCCAATGTTGCTCGCAATGTCTGGAACGCCGGCACGCTCGAATGGGCGGGCCGGGTGCCCGCCGACAATTGGGGCCTTCGTTCTATTCCCACCATCAACAGCCGCTACCCCCTCTGGGACGACAAGGACCTCCTCAACACGATCGATCAGGGGCGAGGCCTCCTCCCCAGCGCGGAGGAAGGCAAGCGCGAGACCCTCGTCACTTCCGTGCTCGATGCCGAACCCATCCAGGTCCTGCGTGTCGGCAAGCCCACTTTCCTGCCCATGCTGGCCGCCTTTGGTCTCGGCGGCGTGTTCATCTTCACCGTCTTCAAATGGTGGTGGATCACCGCCTTTTCGGGCGTCTTCTTCCTGGCCGTCCTGCTCTACTGGCTATGGACGGGCACAGGCGTTCACCCCGAAAAGGATACCAAGGACATCGGCGACGGCCGCCACCTGCCCCTTTACGTCTCGGGGCCGAAATCGACCGGCTGGTGGGCGATGTTCATCACCATGACCGGCGACCTCACCGCCTACCTCTCCGTGGTCTTCGGCTACTTCTTCTTCTGGACCATCCACACCGATTTCCCTCCTGCGGGCGAAACCGGGCCGGGCTGGCAGTGGCCCCTTGTCGCCTTCTGTCTTGGACTTCTTGCCTGGGGCGCCACCTTCGGTGCTCGCCTTGCCAACGGCTCCGGCTCGGTCGGGCTGGCGCGGGGCCTGCTTGTCATAGGGCTGGTCGCCGCTGCCAGCTGCGGCCTTGCCATCATGGCAGGTCCCTGGACCACCGGCCTCGACCCGACCCTCCACGCCTATCCGGCAATCGTCTGGGCTCTCGTGGTCTGGGTGGTCCTGCACCTCGGCGTGGGTATGATCATGCAGGCCTATTGCCTCGCGCGATCCATCTTCGGCCGCATGACCCCGAAATACGACGCCGATATATGGAACGTCTCGCTCTACTGGCACTTCGTCGGCTTCAGCGTCGTCCTGACCTCAGCAATCATAGGAGGCTTTCCGCTACTCCAATGA
- the coxB gene encoding cytochrome c oxidase subunit II: MAASLLISACNPEQSALHPAGQDAAELSDLFWFMTFGGALVWCIIMGAAIYAVLGKKRPRSEKFADRFIFIGGVAFPTIGLAILLLVGLALLPSWREQDPPDVRIHVAAEQYWWRFSYETEDGARVDTANEIHLPAGSTVEFVLTSTDVIHSFWIPSLGGKLDAIPGRTNLLRLRPTTPGVYRGVCAEFCGPSHTFMAFPVIVSDQTEYEAWLSAQAQPATSTNGAAFLAAGCGACHIVRGVSEAGSVGPDLTHLASRRTIAAGTLPFSREALDDWIVAPTHIKRGARMPSFATLPDADRAAIVDFLMDLR, from the coding sequence TTGGCAGCGTCGCTGCTGATATCCGCCTGTAATCCCGAGCAGAGCGCCCTCCATCCCGCCGGCCAGGATGCTGCTGAACTCTCCGATCTCTTCTGGTTCATGACATTTGGCGGTGCCCTCGTCTGGTGCATCATCATGGGTGCGGCCATCTATGCCGTGCTCGGCAAGAAACGCCCCCGGAGCGAGAAATTCGCCGATCGTTTCATTTTCATAGGCGGCGTGGCTTTCCCGACAATCGGGCTCGCGATCCTGCTGCTGGTCGGGCTTGCGCTGCTGCCAAGCTGGCGTGAACAGGATCCACCTGATGTGCGCATCCACGTTGCTGCCGAACAATATTGGTGGCGCTTTTCGTACGAAACCGAGGATGGCGCCCGGGTCGACACCGCCAACGAGATTCACCTGCCCGCCGGCTCCACCGTCGAGTTCGTCCTCACCAGTACCGATGTGATCCATTCCTTCTGGATACCTTCGCTTGGTGGCAAGCTCGACGCAATTCCCGGCCGGACAAATCTGCTGCGCCTTCGGCCGACGACACCAGGCGTCTATCGCGGCGTCTGCGCCGAATTCTGCGGCCCCTCCCATACCTTCATGGCCTTTCCGGTCATCGTCTCCGATCAAACGGAGTACGAAGCCTGGCTTTCAGCTCAGGCCCAACCCGCCACAAGCACGAACGGCGCAGCCTTTCTGGCCGCTGGCTGCGGCGCCTGTCACATCGTGCGCGGCGTCAGCGAAGCCGGCTCCGTCGGCCCCGACCTCACCCATCTCGCCAGCCGCCGAACCATCGCTGCCGGCACCCTGCCCTTCAGTCGGGAAGCGCTCGACGACTGGATTGTTGCGCCGACCCACATCAAGCGCGGCGCCCGCATGCCCTCCTTTGCCACCCTGCCCGATGCCGATCGTGCGGCCATCGTCGATTTTCTCATGGACCTCCGATGA
- a CDS encoding cytochrome b/b6 domain-containing protein, protein MAEVKGYSTVQIILHWAIAALVVFQLFVNEAMQIAFNERLDGEIGGQTLGALLHIIVGMTVLVLAAIRVFFRLRRGAPPPHSANPAILNWLGAITHFLLYGFIFFMPLTGAIAWFLGIELAAELHEIGRLVLIPAIAFHVVGALVEHFVLRRDSLTRMLKATADG, encoded by the coding sequence ATGGCAGAGGTGAAGGGTTATTCTACGGTCCAGATTATCCTGCACTGGGCCATTGCAGCGCTGGTGGTGTTCCAGCTCTTCGTCAACGAAGCGATGCAGATCGCATTCAATGAACGGCTTGATGGTGAGATCGGCGGCCAAACGCTGGGCGCGCTGCTGCACATCATCGTCGGGATGACAGTGTTGGTTCTCGCCGCCATACGCGTTTTTTTCCGCCTGCGCCGTGGCGCGCCGCCACCGCACAGCGCCAATCCTGCCATTCTCAACTGGCTCGGGGCGATTACGCACTTCCTGCTCTATGGCTTCATCTTTTTCATGCCGCTGACCGGAGCGATCGCGTGGTTCCTCGGGATCGAGCTGGCGGCAGAACTCCACGAGATTGGGCGGCTGGTCCTGATCCCGGCCATCGCCTTCCATGTCGTGGGGGCGCTGGTGGAGCATTTCGTGCTCCGCCGGGATTCGCTGACCCGCATGCTCAAGGCGACCGCTGACGGCTAA